One Pseudomonas sp. MH9.2 DNA segment encodes these proteins:
- a CDS encoding MliC family protein, with product MKGLIALATFAVLGGCASMNAPEQQSAWTRWVCDSQAEVLWHFTDSTKTQVDVRLGGKDQVYRLKPEPGASGELYSDGVLAFHIKGEEGLVYWVATNDLIGRACKAP from the coding sequence ATGAAAGGCTTAATCGCCCTTGCGACATTTGCAGTGCTGGGCGGATGCGCCAGTATGAATGCACCGGAACAACAGAGCGCGTGGACCCGTTGGGTGTGTGACAGTCAGGCCGAAGTGCTATGGCATTTCACCGACAGTACCAAGACTCAAGTCGATGTTCGCCTGGGTGGCAAAGATCAGGTCTATCGTTTGAAGCCTGAGCCTGGCGCTTCCGGGGAGTTGTACAGCGACGGTGTCTTGGCGTTTCACATAAAGGGTGAGGAAGGCCTGGTGTACTGGGTCGCCACCAATGATTTGATCGGTCGCGCTTGCAAGGCTCCCTAG
- a CDS encoding phosphoglycerate kinase, translating into MTVLKMTDLDLQGKRVLIREDLNVPIKDGVVTSDARILASLPTIKLALEKGAAVMVCSHLGRPTEGEFSAENSLKPVADYLSKALGRDVPLIADYLNGVEVKAGDIVLFENVRFNKGEKKNTDELAQKYAALCDVFVMDAFGTAHRAEGSTHGVSKFAKVACAGPLLAAELDALGKALGAPAQPMAAIVAGSKVSTKLDVLNSLSHICNQLIVGGGIANTFLAAAGHNVGKSLYEPDLLDTARAIAAKVSVPLPVDVVVAKEFAENAVATVKLIADVADDDMILDIGPQTAAHFADLLKSSKTILWNGPVGVFEFDQFGEGTKTLAKAIAASDAFSIAGGGDTLAAIDKYGVADKISYISTGGGAFLEFVEGKVLPAVEVLEQRAKA; encoded by the coding sequence ATGACCGTGTTGAAGATGACCGACCTCGATCTGCAAGGTAAGCGTGTATTGATCCGTGAAGACCTTAACGTCCCGATCAAGGACGGTGTGGTAACCAGCGATGCGCGGATTCTTGCTTCGCTGCCGACCATCAAACTGGCGCTGGAAAAGGGCGCCGCCGTCATGGTCTGCTCGCATTTGGGCCGTCCGACCGAGGGCGAGTTCTCCGCTGAAAACAGCCTCAAACCCGTTGCCGACTACCTGAGCAAGGCGTTGGGTCGTGACGTACCGCTGATTGCCGACTACCTGAACGGTGTCGAGGTCAAGGCGGGCGACATCGTGCTGTTCGAGAACGTGCGCTTCAATAAGGGCGAGAAGAAAAACACCGACGAGCTGGCGCAAAAATACGCTGCCCTGTGCGATGTATTCGTGATGGACGCTTTCGGTACAGCTCACCGCGCCGAGGGCTCGACCCACGGCGTCAGCAAGTTCGCCAAAGTCGCGTGTGCCGGCCCGTTGCTGGCTGCCGAGCTGGATGCATTGGGCAAAGCCCTTGGCGCTCCGGCCCAGCCAATGGCGGCTATCGTCGCGGGCTCCAAGGTCTCCACTAAACTGGATGTGCTTAACAGCCTGAGCCATATCTGCAACCAGTTGATCGTCGGTGGCGGCATCGCCAACACCTTCCTCGCAGCGGCCGGGCACAATGTCGGCAAATCGCTGTACGAGCCTGATCTGCTGGACACCGCCCGCGCCATCGCCGCCAAAGTCAGCGTGCCGCTGCCGGTGGATGTGGTAGTGGCCAAGGAATTCGCCGAAAACGCTGTAGCGACGGTCAAACTGATCGCTGACGTGGCTGACGACGACATGATTCTGGATATCGGTCCGCAAACTGCAGCGCACTTCGCCGACTTGTTGAAATCGTCGAAGACTATCCTGTGGAACGGTCCGGTTGGCGTGTTCGAGTTCGATCAATTCGGCGAAGGCACCAAGACGTTGGCCAAGGCTATTGCGGCTAGCGATGCATTTTCCATTGCGGGCGGTGGCGATACGCTGGCGGCCATCGATAAATATGGCGTAGCGGATAAAATCTCCTACATTTCTACCGGTGGCGGCGCTTTCCTTGAGTTCGTCGAAGGCAAAGTCCTGCCCGCGGTTGAAGTATTGGAGCAGCGGGCCAAGGCCTGA
- the epd gene encoding erythrose-4-phosphate dehydrogenase translates to MPQPRLYKVALNGYGRIGRCVLRALCERGAKAGFEVVALNDLADIASLEYLTRFDSTHGRFPGEVRVEDDYLYINEHGIKVLRSATPEGIDWAGLGVDLVLECSGAYNTREDGQRFLDAGAPRVLFSQPMASEADVDATIVYGINQDKLTGTELLVSNASCTTNCSVPLLRLLDQAIGLEYISITTIHSAMNDQPVIDAYHHEDLRRTRSAFQSIIPVSTGLARGIERLLPELAGRIQAKAVRVPTVNVSCLDITLQTARDTDAAEINRILRDAATSGPLKGLLAYTELPHASCDFNHDPHSAIVDASQTRVSGPRLVNLLAWFDNEWGFANRMLDVADHYLRVAHTQQ, encoded by the coding sequence ATGCCTCAGCCACGCCTGTATAAAGTTGCTCTCAACGGCTACGGCCGTATCGGTCGTTGCGTCTTGCGCGCGCTGTGTGAGCGAGGGGCGAAAGCCGGGTTTGAAGTGGTTGCATTGAACGATCTGGCAGACATAGCCAGTCTCGAATACCTCACGCGCTTTGACTCAACCCACGGTCGCTTTCCTGGCGAAGTGCGGGTCGAAGACGACTACTTGTACATCAACGAGCACGGCATCAAGGTGCTGCGTAGCGCAACCCCTGAAGGGATCGATTGGGCTGGGCTAGGCGTCGATCTGGTGCTTGAATGCTCGGGTGCTTACAACACACGGGAAGATGGCCAGCGTTTTCTCGACGCAGGCGCCCCCCGCGTGTTGTTCTCGCAACCGATGGCCAGCGAAGCGGATGTTGATGCCACCATCGTGTATGGCATCAATCAGGACAAACTGACGGGCACCGAATTGCTGGTGTCCAATGCTTCCTGCACCACTAATTGCAGTGTGCCGCTGTTGCGTTTGCTCGATCAGGCCATCGGCCTGGAATACATTTCCATCACCACCATCCACTCGGCGATGAACGACCAACCGGTGATCGACGCCTATCATCACGAAGACCTGCGCCGTACGCGTTCGGCCTTTCAGTCGATTATTCCGGTGTCCACTGGTCTGGCGCGCGGCATCGAACGGCTTTTGCCGGAACTTGCCGGGCGAATTCAGGCCAAAGCAGTGCGTGTGCCAACGGTTAACGTCTCTTGCCTCGATATCACCCTGCAGACAGCGCGTGATACCGATGCCGCCGAGATCAACCGGATACTTCGCGACGCCGCCACCAGCGGCCCGCTCAAAGGGTTGTTGGCGTATACCGAACTGCCGCATGCCAGCTGTGATTTCAATCATGACCCTCATTCGGCGATTGTCGATGCCAGTCAGACACGCGTTTCCGGCCCTCGGCTGGTGAACCTGCTGGCCTGGTTCGACAACGAATGGGGTTTTGCCAATCGAATGCTCGACGTCGCCGATCACTATCTGCGCGTTGCTCACACACAACAGTAA
- the tkt gene encoding transketolase, producing the protein MPSRRERANAIRALSMDAVQKANSGHPGAPMGMADIAEVLWRDYLKHNPSNPSFADRDRFIMSNGHGSMLVYSLLHLTGYDLSIDDLKNFRQLHSRTPGHPEYGYTPGVETTTGPLGQGLANAVGFAIAEKVLAEQFNRPGHDIVDHHTYVFLGDGCMMEGISHEVGSLAGTLGLGKLIAFYDDNGISIDGEVEGWFTDDTPKRFEAYNWQVIRNVDGHDAEEIKIAIETARKSAQPTLICCKTTIGFGSPNKQGKEDCHGAPLGDAEIALTRAALKWNYGPFEIPADIYAEWDAKEAGLAVEAEWDQRFAAYSAEHPELANELIRRMSGELPADFAEKADAYIAEVDAKGETIASRKASQNALNAFGPLLPEFLGGSADLAGSNLTIWKGCKSLTAEDFSGNYLHYGVREFGMSAIMNGIALHGGFVPYGATFLIFMEYARNAVRMASLMKKRVLFVYTHDSIGLGEDGPTHQPIEQLASLRGTPNLDTWRPADAVESAVAWKYAIERNDGPSALVFSRQNLTHQSRNAIQVAEIARGGYVLRDCVGEPELILISTGSEVGLAVLAYEKLTAQGRNVRVVSMPCTSVFDAQDAMYKQTVLPLQVSARIAIEAAHADYWYKYVGLEGRVIGMTTFGESAPAPALFEEFGFTLENILGTAEELLED; encoded by the coding sequence ATGCCCAGCCGTCGTGAGCGTGCCAACGCCATTCGTGCCCTCAGCATGGATGCCGTGCAAAAAGCCAACAGCGGCCATCCCGGTGCCCCTATGGGCATGGCGGATATCGCCGAGGTGCTTTGGCGTGATTACCTCAAACACAACCCGAGCAATCCATCGTTCGCCGACCGTGACCGCTTCATCATGTCCAACGGCCACGGCTCGATGCTGGTTTACTCGCTGCTGCACCTGACCGGTTACGACCTGTCCATCGACGACCTGAAAAATTTCCGTCAGTTGCACAGCCGTACGCCGGGTCACCCTGAATATGGCTACACCCCTGGCGTCGAGACGACCACCGGTCCTTTGGGGCAGGGCTTGGCCAATGCCGTCGGTTTTGCCATCGCTGAAAAAGTGCTGGCCGAGCAGTTCAACCGTCCTGGCCACGATATCGTCGATCACCACACCTACGTGTTCCTGGGTGATGGCTGCATGATGGAAGGCATTTCCCACGAAGTCGGCTCGCTGGCCGGTACCTTGGGTCTGGGCAAACTGATCGCGTTCTACGATGACAACGGCATTTCCATCGATGGCGAAGTCGAAGGCTGGTTCACCGACGATACGCCGAAGCGTTTCGAAGCCTACAACTGGCAAGTGATCCGTAATGTCGACGGCCACGATGCCGAAGAAATCAAGATCGCCATCGAAACAGCACGTAAAAGCGCGCAACCCACGCTGATCTGCTGCAAGACCACCATTGGTTTCGGCTCGCCAAACAAGCAAGGCAAGGAAGACTGCCACGGCGCTCCACTGGGCGACGCGGAAATTGCGCTGACCCGTGCCGCGCTGAAATGGAATTACGGCCCTTTTGAAATTCCGGCGGATATCTACGCCGAGTGGGACGCCAAGGAAGCGGGTCTTGCTGTAGAAGCCGAGTGGGATCAACGTTTTGCTGCCTACTCCGCCGAACACCCGGAACTGGCCAACGAATTGATCCGTCGCATGAGTGGCGAGCTGCCGGCTGATTTTGCCGAAAAGGCCGATGCCTACATCGCCGAAGTCGATGCCAAGGGCGAAACCATCGCCAGCCGTAAAGCCAGCCAGAACGCATTGAATGCCTTCGGTCCGCTGCTGCCTGAGTTCCTTGGCGGTTCGGCTGACCTGGCAGGCTCCAACCTGACTATCTGGAAAGGCTGCAAGAGCCTCACGGCTGAAGATTTCAGCGGTAACTACCTGCATTACGGCGTTCGCGAATTCGGCATGAGCGCGATCATGAACGGTATCGCCCTGCATGGCGGTTTCGTACCGTACGGCGCGACCTTCCTGATTTTCATGGAATACGCGCGCAACGCAGTGCGCATGGCTTCGCTGATGAAAAAACGCGTGCTGTTCGTCTACACCCACGACTCCATCGGTCTGGGCGAAGACGGTCCGACGCACCAGCCGATCGAGCAACTGGCCAGCCTGCGTGGCACGCCGAACCTCGATACTTGGCGCCCGGCAGATGCTGTGGAGTCGGCAGTGGCCTGGAAATACGCGATTGAGCGTAACGACGGTCCATCGGCCCTGGTGTTCTCTCGTCAGAACCTGACTCACCAATCCCGCAATGCCATTCAAGTGGCGGAAATCGCCCGTGGCGGTTACGTGCTGCGCGACTGTGTGGGTGAGCCTGAGCTGATCCTGATCTCCACCGGTTCCGAAGTGGGCCTGGCGGTACTGGCTTACGAGAAACTGACTGCACAAGGCCGTAACGTGCGCGTGGTTTCCATGCCGTGCACCAGCGTCTTCGATGCCCAGGATGCGATGTACAAGCAAACGGTTCTGCCGTTGCAAGTCAGCGCGCGTATCGCCATCGAAGCCGCTCACGCGGACTACTGGTACAAATACGTTGGTCTGGAAGGTCGGGTCATCGGCATGACCACCTTCGGCGAGTCGGCACCTGCGCCGGCCTTGTTCGAAGAGTTCGGTTTCACCCTGGAAAACATCCTGGGTACGGCTGAAGAGCTGCTTGAAGACTAA
- a CDS encoding metalloregulator ArsR/SmtB family transcription factor produces the protein MNLRVPAIRHDDSDDLAALCKAGGDPLRLNVLRALANDSFGVLELAQIFAIGQSGMSHHLKVLSQAELVATRREGNAIFYRRALPHTEQPGGRLHAALLDEVDNLALPGDVQARIGLVHRQRATASQDFFARVAEKFRAQQDLIAGLAQYRESLLSLLDTLSFSRDATAVEVGPGDGGFLPELARRFRHVTALDNSPAMLELARQVCEREALGNVELQLADALVNATVRADCVVLNMVLHHFAAPAEALKQLAHLVQPGGSLLVTELCSHDQSWAKEACGDLWLGFEQDDLARWATAAGLVPGESLYIGLRNGFQIQVRHFQRPAGNTHHR, from the coding sequence ATGAACCTTCGCGTGCCTGCAATCCGCCATGATGACAGCGACGATCTGGCTGCCTTGTGCAAAGCCGGAGGCGATCCGCTGCGACTCAATGTGCTGCGCGCGCTGGCCAACGATTCGTTCGGGGTCCTGGAACTGGCGCAGATTTTCGCCATCGGTCAATCCGGCATGAGCCACCATTTAAAGGTGCTGTCTCAGGCCGAGCTGGTAGCGACGCGCCGCGAAGGCAATGCGATTTTTTACCGTCGCGCCCTGCCCCATACCGAACAACCGGGCGGCAGGCTGCACGCGGCACTGCTCGACGAAGTCGATAACCTGGCCTTGCCCGGCGATGTCCAGGCGCGCATTGGTCTGGTGCACCGGCAACGGGCGACCGCCAGTCAGGACTTCTTCGCGCGGGTCGCGGAAAAATTTCGTGCCCAGCAGGATTTGATCGCGGGTCTGGCGCAATATCGCGAGAGCCTGCTATCACTTCTGGACACGCTGAGTTTCAGCCGCGACGCCACTGCGGTGGAAGTCGGCCCAGGCGATGGTGGTTTTCTACCGGAACTGGCGCGGCGCTTTCGCCACGTCACCGCGCTGGACAACAGCCCGGCGATGCTGGAACTGGCCCGCCAGGTCTGCGAGCGCGAAGCGCTGGGCAATGTCGAGCTGCAACTGGCTGACGCCTTGGTCAACGCCACTGTGCGCGCCGACTGCGTCGTATTGAATATGGTGCTTCATCATTTTGCTGCACCGGCCGAAGCACTTAAACAGCTGGCTCACCTGGTGCAACCAGGCGGTAGTCTGTTGGTGACAGAGTTGTGTAGCCACGACCAGAGTTGGGCCAAGGAGGCCTGCGGCGATCTCTGGTTGGGTTTTGAACAGGATGATCTGGCCCGTTGGGCCACTGCTGCGGGACTCGTTCCCGGGGAAAGCCTCTATATAGGGCTACGTAATGGTTTCCAGATCCAGGTTCGCCACTTTCAGCGACCGGCTGGCAACACTCACCATCGGTAA
- the metK gene encoding methionine adenosyltransferase → MSEYSLFTSESVSEGHPDKIADQISDAVLDAIIAEDKFARVACETLVKTGVAIIAGEVTTSAWVDLEDIVRNVILDIGYNSSDVGFDGATCGVMNIIGKQSVDIAQGVDRSKPEDQGAGDQGLMFGYASNETDVLMPAPITFSHALVKRQAEARKSGLLPWLRPDAKSQVTCRYEHGKVVGIDAIVLSTQHNPEVSYKDLREGVMELIVKHVLPAELLHKDTQFHINPTGNFIIGGPVGDCGLTGRKIIVDTYGGMARHGGGAFSGKDPSKVDRSAAYAGRYVAKNIVAAGLAERCEIQVSYAIGVAQPTSISLNTFGTGKLPDSKIIALVREHFDLRPYAITTMLDLLHPMYQATAAYGHFGRTPVEMTVGDDTFTAFTWERTDRADALRIAAGL, encoded by the coding sequence ATGAGCGAATACTCACTTTTCACCTCCGAATCCGTGTCCGAAGGACATCCGGACAAAATCGCCGACCAGATTTCCGATGCGGTTCTGGACGCCATTATTGCCGAAGACAAGTTTGCCCGCGTCGCCTGCGAAACGCTGGTCAAAACCGGCGTAGCGATCATCGCGGGTGAAGTGACCACGTCGGCCTGGGTCGACCTGGAAGACATCGTCCGTAACGTTATTCTCGATATCGGCTACAACAGCTCCGACGTCGGCTTTGACGGCGCGACGTGCGGCGTGATGAACATCATCGGCAAGCAGTCGGTGGACATCGCCCAAGGCGTTGACCGCAGCAAGCCTGAAGATCAGGGCGCTGGCGATCAGGGCCTGATGTTCGGCTACGCCAGCAACGAAACCGACGTGCTGATGCCTGCGCCGATCACCTTCTCCCACGCACTGGTAAAGCGTCAGGCCGAAGCCCGCAAATCCGGCCTGCTGCCATGGCTGCGCCCGGATGCCAAATCCCAGGTTACTTGCCGTTATGAACACGGCAAGGTCGTGGGCATCGACGCGATCGTGCTCTCCACCCAGCACAATCCTGAAGTGTCCTACAAAGACCTGCGCGAAGGCGTGATGGAGCTGATCGTCAAACACGTGCTACCAGCCGAGCTGCTGCACAAAGACACTCAGTTCCACATCAACCCTACCGGCAACTTCATTATCGGTGGCCCCGTGGGCGACTGCGGCCTGACCGGTCGCAAGATCATCGTCGACACCTACGGCGGCATGGCCCGTCACGGCGGTGGCGCGTTCTCCGGCAAGGATCCATCTAAGGTTGACCGTTCCGCAGCGTACGCGGGTCGTTATGTGGCGAAGAACATCGTCGCCGCAGGCTTGGCTGAGCGTTGCGAGATCCAGGTGTCCTACGCCATCGGCGTTGCACAACCGACCTCGATTTCGTTGAACACGTTCGGCACCGGCAAGTTGCCAGACTCGAAGATTATCGCCCTGGTGCGTGAACACTTCGACCTGCGCCCTTACGCAATCACCACCATGCTCGACCTGCTGCACCCGATGTACCAGGCCACTGCTGCCTACGGCCACTTCGGTCGTACGCCAGTAGAAATGACTGTTGGCGATGACACCTTCACCGCCTTCACCTGGGAACGCACCGACCGCGCCGACGCCCTGCGCATCGCTGCCGGTTTGTAA
- the ligB gene encoding NAD-dependent DNA ligase LigB produces MLPVLRVLTSAVFALASLTVNADTCPDWPPAKVRTEIVALQQHIAQWDDSYHRQGVSLIADELYDQSRARLSLWRGCFAQKAPDDNPLKTAAGPLVHPIPHTGLSKLRNERAVQAWLKDREDVWIQPKVDGVAVTLVYESGQLKQVISRGDGLTGQDWTHNARQLPAIAQHLPWRESLVLQGELYWRLADHVQADGGSLNARSKVAGLLARKTITPDEAANVGLFVWDWPSGPEHLTERLDGLSAMGFTDSALYSKPLQNFAQAQQWREHWYRNALPFATDGVVMRQSQRPSAQRWQAKAPYWIAAWKYPYAQVIANVRKVNFNIGRSGRITPVLDVDPVRLDDRNVKRINVGSLVRWQKMDIRPGDQIAISLAGLTIPRLDSVVSRSVERAEFNVPQASDYHALSCWQPSPGCESQFQARLVWLGGKQGLAMPGVGPGTWDALLRAGKINGLLDWMTLDAVQLANIAGLAERSSAKLLGSFQQARQQPFHRWVKALGLPPTAGVDLGSQWSELAAKSVEQWISEPGIGPGRAAQLNAFFQNPQVQALSEQLRVQGIEGF; encoded by the coding sequence ATGCTGCCCGTTCTGCGTGTATTGACCAGTGCTGTTTTCGCGCTCGCCTCGTTAACCGTCAACGCCGACACCTGCCCCGACTGGCCGCCCGCCAAGGTCCGCACCGAAATAGTTGCTCTGCAACAACACATTGCCCAATGGGATGACAGCTATCACCGCCAGGGAGTTTCTCTGATCGCGGATGAGCTTTATGACCAGTCTCGCGCACGCCTGTCGCTGTGGCGTGGGTGCTTTGCTCAGAAGGCGCCTGACGACAATCCGCTGAAAACAGCGGCCGGTCCGCTCGTTCATCCCATACCCCATACCGGGCTGAGCAAACTGCGCAACGAACGCGCAGTCCAAGCCTGGCTCAAGGACCGTGAGGACGTGTGGATTCAGCCCAAGGTCGACGGAGTCGCGGTCACGCTGGTGTATGAAAGCGGCCAGTTGAAGCAGGTCATTAGCCGAGGCGATGGGCTCACAGGACAGGACTGGACCCACAACGCACGCCAGTTACCCGCCATCGCGCAGCACCTGCCCTGGCGGGAAAGTCTGGTGCTGCAAGGCGAGTTGTACTGGCGGCTGGCAGACCACGTGCAAGCCGACGGCGGCAGCCTGAACGCGCGCAGCAAGGTCGCCGGGTTGCTGGCACGCAAGACCATTACCCCGGACGAGGCGGCAAATGTAGGCCTGTTCGTCTGGGACTGGCCAAGCGGGCCGGAGCACCTGACCGAACGCCTCGACGGATTGAGTGCCATGGGGTTCACCGACAGTGCGCTCTATAGCAAGCCCCTGCAAAACTTCGCTCAAGCGCAGCAATGGCGCGAGCACTGGTACCGCAATGCGCTGCCCTTCGCCACCGATGGAGTGGTCATGCGCCAGAGCCAGCGACCCTCTGCACAACGTTGGCAAGCCAAGGCGCCCTACTGGATCGCAGCCTGGAAATACCCCTACGCCCAAGTGATCGCGAACGTGCGCAAGGTCAACTTCAACATCGGGCGCAGCGGCCGAATCACGCCGGTTCTGGACGTGGACCCGGTGCGTCTGGATGATCGGAACGTCAAGCGGATCAATGTCGGGTCCCTGGTACGCTGGCAAAAAATGGACATCCGCCCCGGCGACCAGATCGCAATCAGTCTGGCAGGATTGACCATCCCACGCCTGGACAGCGTGGTGTCACGCAGCGTTGAACGGGCTGAGTTCAACGTGCCGCAGGCGAGCGACTACCACGCCCTCAGTTGCTGGCAGCCGAGCCCGGGATGCGAAAGCCAGTTTCAGGCGCGCCTGGTTTGGCTCGGCGGCAAGCAAGGGCTGGCAATGCCCGGAGTGGGACCTGGCACGTGGGATGCGTTGCTCAGGGCCGGAAAGATTAACGGCCTGCTCGATTGGATGACCCTTGATGCCGTGCAGCTTGCTAACATTGCCGGCCTCGCCGAGCGCAGCAGCGCTAAACTGCTTGGCAGTTTTCAACAGGCTCGACAGCAACCGTTTCATCGCTGGGTGAAAGCGCTCGGGTTACCGCCGACCGCTGGCGTTGACCTCGGTAGCCAGTGGAGTGAACTGGCGGCCAAGAGTGTCGAACAGTGGATAAGCGAGCCGGGAATCGGTCCAGGAAGGGCCGCACAGCTCAATGCGTTTTTTCAAAATCCGCAGGTACAGGCATTGAGTGAGCAATTGCGGGTGCAAGGGATAGAAGGTTTTTAG
- a CDS encoding DUF1090 domain-containing protein → MKCLSPLTLFTACSLLAAPLFAAEEAPQLTGCAAKRQDISARIELAKANGNSDQQAGLENALSEVSTTCADASLLKQLEQKVLEAKRDVSRRQSDLTKAMSKGDPDKINTRKDKLAESRKELHDAQVELEKVEPNYD, encoded by the coding sequence ATGAAGTGCTTGTCACCGCTGACCCTGTTCACGGCATGCAGCCTGCTGGCAGCACCGCTGTTCGCCGCCGAGGAAGCCCCCCAACTGACGGGCTGCGCGGCCAAGCGCCAGGACATCAGCGCCCGGATCGAACTCGCCAAGGCCAACGGCAACAGCGACCAGCAAGCCGGGCTGGAAAATGCCTTGAGTGAGGTATCGACCACCTGCGCCGACGCCTCCTTGCTCAAGCAACTTGAACAGAAAGTGCTGGAGGCCAAACGCGACGTCAGCCGGCGCCAGTCAGACCTGACCAAAGCGATGAGCAAAGGCGACCCGGACAAGATCAACACGCGCAAAGACAAACTCGCCGAGTCGCGTAAAGAACTGCATGACGCTCAAGTGGAGCTGGAGAAGGTCGAGCCGAACTATGATTGA
- a CDS encoding c-type cytochrome, which translates to MTLKRLSVVLLACLTLSACGGVDPNSPLGQRKAIFKEMLKTSEDLGGMLRGRVTFDGQRFTDGAIKLDSLAHEPWKHFPVVKEADHTSAKDDVWQKQAHFQELARSLESATGELVLATNAKPFKASTLSPAVQKVEDACEACHKEFRDH; encoded by the coding sequence ATGACCTTGAAAAGACTTTCCGTGGTATTGCTGGCCTGCCTGACCTTGAGCGCCTGTGGCGGGGTTGATCCCAATTCACCTTTGGGTCAGCGCAAGGCGATCTTCAAAGAGATGCTCAAAACCAGCGAAGACTTGGGCGGCATGCTGCGTGGCCGCGTGACGTTCGACGGCCAGCGCTTCACCGACGGCGCGATCAAGCTCGACAGCCTGGCCCACGAGCCGTGGAAGCATTTCCCCGTGGTCAAGGAAGCCGACCATACCAGCGCCAAGGATGATGTCTGGCAAAAACAGGCACATTTCCAGGAACTGGCCCGGTCACTCGAATCGGCCACCGGGGAACTGGTGCTCGCCACCAATGCCAAGCCCTTCAAGGCCAGCACCCTGAGCCCTGCGGTGCAGAAGGTCGAAGATGCGTGCGAGGCATGCCATAAAGAGTTTCGCGATCATTGA
- a CDS encoding MAPEG family protein, with product MTPAFWCILIAICLPYLCIGVAKFSGGKFGLRENHDPRTFLDNLEGFAKRAHAAQLNSFEVTPAFAAAVIIADIVGNAQAVTIDVLAVLFITSRLLYIIFYLADLAVLRSLAWAIGMGVIVTLFIVSA from the coding sequence ATGACTCCTGCTTTCTGGTGCATATTGATCGCGATATGCCTGCCTTACCTATGTATCGGCGTGGCCAAGTTCAGTGGCGGCAAGTTCGGCCTGCGGGAGAACCATGACCCGCGCACCTTTCTCGACAATCTTGAAGGGTTTGCCAAGCGTGCGCATGCAGCGCAACTCAATAGCTTTGAGGTGACGCCAGCGTTTGCCGCCGCAGTGATCATTGCCGACATCGTCGGTAACGCCCAAGCGGTCACCATTGATGTGCTGGCGGTGCTGTTTATCACCAGTCGTCTGCTGTACATCATTTTTTACCTGGCGGACCTGGCAGTTTTGCGCTCCCTGGCCTGGGCAATTGGCATGGGGGTTATCGTGACGTTGTTCATCGTTTCCGCCTAA
- a CDS encoding DMT family transporter — translation MLATALVLIAALLHATWNTLIKFSGERLLVIASMDGVALVFAVLALTFVTPPPAEVWPWMLASAAFELVYRGLLIRAYRVGDLGLVYPLMRGLSPLVVLGLTLMFAGEQLSTQQILGILLIPCGMVCLLWQGGGGERLPWSMLPVVGLIGLCIGCYTWIDGQALRIGAQPLDYLVWLTLISAWPFPLLAICNKRQAFTLFWCEQWRLGLGVGLCVLFSYALVLWAMQLGSVAEAAALREISVVLVVLFGMRYLKEPFGRPRLLACGLVLLGMLLMKLKL, via the coding sequence GTGCTGGCGACGGCTTTGGTGTTGATTGCAGCCCTCCTGCATGCGACCTGGAATACCCTGATCAAATTCAGTGGCGAACGGCTATTGGTCATCGCCAGCATGGATGGGGTCGCTCTGGTTTTCGCCGTATTGGCGCTTACTTTCGTGACACCGCCGCCTGCTGAAGTCTGGCCGTGGATGCTGGCCTCGGCCGCTTTCGAACTGGTTTATCGTGGCCTGCTGATCAGGGCGTACCGAGTGGGCGATCTGGGCCTGGTCTATCCGTTGATGCGCGGGCTTTCACCCCTGGTGGTGTTGGGGTTGACGCTGATGTTTGCTGGCGAACAATTGAGCACACAACAAATTCTCGGCATTTTATTGATCCCGTGCGGCATGGTCTGCCTGTTGTGGCAGGGTGGTGGCGGCGAGCGTTTGCCTTGGTCGATGCTGCCGGTGGTTGGGTTGATCGGCCTATGCATCGGCTGCTACACGTGGATCGACGGCCAGGCACTCAGGATCGGCGCGCAGCCACTGGACTATCTGGTATGGCTGACGCTGATCAGTGCCTGGCCGTTTCCATTGTTGGCGATATGCAACAAGCGTCAGGCGTTTACCCTGTTTTGGTGCGAGCAGTGGCGCCTTGGGCTAGGCGTCGGGTTGTGTGTGTTGTTCAGCTACGCTCTGGTGCTATGGGCCATGCAGCTGGGGTCGGTGGCAGAGGCTGCGGCCTTGCGCGAAATCAGTGTGGTGCTGGTGGTGTTGTTCGGCATGCGCTACCTGAAAGAACCTTTTGGTCGGCCCAGGCTCTTAGCGTGTGGGCTAGTGTTGCTCGGCATGCTTCTAATGAAGCTGAAACTATAA